GCACGCCCTGATCTCGCTCTACGAGCGCCGGATGTACGCTTACCTCTACCGGCTCGAAGGCCACGCCGAGGACGCCCTCGATCTGACCCAGGACGTGTTCTACCGGGCCTGGCGCTCGATTCACACGTTCCGGGCCGGGGAGCGGGTACTGCCGTGGCTCTATCAGATCGCCCGCAATACCCAGATCGAGAAGCACCGCCGCAAGCAACTCGGGCGGTTCTCGCTGGAAGAAGCCCAGGACGAGGTGGGCTTCGAGGTGGTCAGCCCGTCGCGCAGCCCGGTGCAGGGGGCCGAGAGCGCCCAGGCCCAGGACCGGGTGCAGCGCGCCCTGATGCAACTCGCGCCCGAATACCGCGAGGCGGTGGTGCTGAGATTCGTCGAGGACCTGCCCTACGACGACATCGCCCGCATTCAGGGCGTGGCACTCGGCACCGCCAAGAGCCGGGTTTTCCGGGCCAAGGAGCAGCTCGCCGGACTGCTGGAAAGCGTCAGCGATTTGCACTGAACTCCCGCACTGAAACCCTGCGCTGGAACTCTGGACTGGTAACCCACCCCGGTCAGGGTGACTGCGGCGACTTGACGCGCCCCGGCCCGACTGTTCAAGCTTGAACGGTGCAAGCCTTCAGGGAACTCGGTTGCTCCTGACCGCGTACCGCCTTGTATTGGGATGGGCTGTATTGGGACGGGTTGGCCCCGGCACGAAAGCGGAGCGGCCCCAAGTGAGCGGCGCGGGAGGACAACGGTGAGACGATGACACGGCAAGACTGGCGCGAGTTGTGGCACCGTACCCAGGACCAAGAGCAGCTGACCGAGCGTGAGCAGCAAGCCCTGGGCGGCGCGCTGGCCGACGCGGCGCAGCGGCGGGAGGCCGAGGGCTGGGAGCGTGCCGCTGCTCTTCTGCGCCGCGCCGACCCGCCCAAATTGCCCCACTCGGTGGCGCACTCGGTTGTGCGAGACATTGCCCTGAACCGCACCCTCAGCGC
This portion of the Deinococcus rubellus genome encodes:
- a CDS encoding RNA polymerase sigma factor, producing the protein MSLPEDVIDAALLRQLESGDEAAWHALISLYERRMYAYLYRLEGHAEDALDLTQDVFYRAWRSIHTFRAGERVLPWLYQIARNTQIEKHRRKQLGRFSLEEAQDEVGFEVVSPSRSPVQGAESAQAQDRVQRALMQLAPEYREAVVLRFVEDLPYDDIARIQGVALGTAKSRVFRAKEQLAGLLESVSDLH